A window of the Desulfobacula toluolica Tol2 genome harbors these coding sequences:
- a CDS encoding PAS domain-containing sensor histidine kinase, whose amino-acid sequence MLFSSIRTKLICILMILGAIPLLVVGAVSYHSAANALLVQTRQQLDKVAQKTAQQVDHFFDAAQKDIDLLSKFPFIQLTFLQFEFNQRLDTSQRLLADYFQSNPNYNGIYLVNLAGKTILSVTGDQDDSLPDFSGADWFAKTLETGRFLSDLQFSNHRSSKVVMLGKIVYDFENPDKIVGVLAFDLKKYAFVDYVASLRIGEKGYAFLIHKNGFLIYHPDKEIDSETDIQALSDHRFQTHINNMMDGKKGFGNYTHDNAEKFIVYLPCTLMNWSIGVTVFKSELMADIHTFRNQIISFIMIIIGLFLPVSFLFIKSLTRPILQLIKGAEAIGKGDLDQRIEIKSNDELSAVAREFNKMVATLKKNMKEIVDLKTFMEDIFRNVSSGIITVDEAGQISSINQSAQTMLGYGHRETSGTDGFRPCEPVQQVVDLLKHSMKSGENTRDHELKLARSDDKASCVEINTSQLTDQSGGLIGAIADIRDITRRKRMEELMVRVDKLASLGQLSAGMAHEIRNPLAGMKTSLQVLAERARTDAEQILISGVLSEINRLNTIVSDLLRFSRPSPPLPSPVNVKNILEKTIGMVKEKLKKSDIRLICRYDKDLSFAMADQEQMHQVFLNLILNSLTAMEAGGELTITAGNVRNEEQIKTKLTQKDPDFAMYRAGFVEIRFKDTGHGISKEALPRVFDPFFSTSPKGTGLGLSIVHKLLEKNKGYIFIDSVVQQGTQVRLLLPASDKKQTGDR is encoded by the coding sequence ATGTTATTTTCCAGCATACGGACCAAGCTGATTTGTATCCTGATGATACTGGGGGCAATCCCCCTGCTGGTTGTCGGAGCTGTTTCCTATCACAGCGCAGCCAATGCACTCCTGGTACAGACCCGCCAGCAGCTGGACAAGGTTGCCCAGAAAACCGCACAACAGGTGGATCATTTTTTTGATGCTGCCCAAAAAGACATTGACCTGTTATCAAAGTTCCCTTTTATTCAGTTGACATTCCTGCAATTTGAATTCAATCAACGCCTTGATACCTCCCAGCGCCTGCTGGCAGATTATTTTCAAAGCAACCCAAATTACAATGGCATTTACCTGGTCAATCTGGCGGGAAAAACCATTTTGTCCGTTACCGGAGACCAGGATGACAGTCTCCCGGATTTTTCCGGAGCCGACTGGTTTGCAAAAACACTTGAAACCGGCAGATTTCTGTCAGATCTTCAATTTTCAAACCACCGGTCTTCAAAGGTCGTGATGCTGGGAAAAATTGTGTATGATTTTGAAAATCCGGATAAAATAGTTGGTGTTCTGGCCTTTGACCTTAAAAAATACGCGTTTGTTGATTATGTGGCAAGCCTCCGCATCGGGGAAAAAGGGTATGCCTTTTTAATACACAAAAACGGATTTCTGATTTACCATCCGGACAAGGAGATTGATTCTGAAACGGATATCCAGGCCTTGAGTGACCACCGCTTTCAAACGCATATCAACAATATGATGGACGGTAAAAAAGGATTCGGAAATTATACGCATGACAATGCTGAAAAATTTATTGTATACCTTCCCTGCACCCTGATGAACTGGAGTATCGGGGTGACGGTTTTTAAATCCGAGTTAATGGCGGATATCCACACATTCAGGAATCAAATCATATCCTTTATCATGATTATAATCGGGCTTTTCCTGCCGGTATCCTTCCTGTTCATTAAAAGCCTGACCCGTCCCATACTGCAATTGATCAAAGGTGCTGAAGCCATTGGGAAAGGAGACCTTGACCAGCGGATTGAAATTAAATCCAATGATGAACTCTCGGCTGTGGCCAGGGAATTCAACAAGATGGTGGCCACCCTGAAGAAAAACATGAAAGAGATCGTGGACCTGAAAACTTTTATGGAAGATATTTTCAGGAACGTGTCTTCCGGTATCATCACCGTAGATGAGGCAGGCCAAATTTCCTCCATTAACCAGAGTGCACAAACCATGCTGGGATATGGTCACAGGGAAACATCCGGGACAGACGGTTTCCGGCCCTGTGAACCGGTGCAACAGGTTGTAGACCTCTTGAAGCATTCCATGAAATCCGGTGAAAATACACGGGATCATGAACTGAAACTGGCCCGGTCCGATGACAAGGCCTCCTGTGTGGAGATCAATACCTCCCAGCTTACCGACCAGTCAGGCGGACTGATCGGTGCCATCGCGGATATCCGTGACATCACCCGCAGAAAGCGCATGGAAGAACTCATGGTCCGAGTTGACAAACTGGCTTCCCTGGGGCAGCTGTCCGCCGGCATGGCCCATGAAATAAGAAATCCCCTGGCCGGCATGAAAACAAGTCTCCAGGTGCTGGCCGAAAGGGCACGCACCGATGCGGAACAGATCCTGATTTCCGGGGTATTGTCTGAAATCAACCGGCTGAACACCATCGTATCCGATTTATTGCGGTTTTCCCGTCCATCCCCCCCGCTTCCGTCACCGGTAAATGTAAAAAACATCCTGGAAAAAACCATTGGCATGGTCAAGGAAAAGCTCAAAAAATCCGATATCCGCCTGATTTGCAGGTATGATAAAGACCTTTCTTTTGCCATGGCCGACCAGGAGCAGATGCACCAGGTCTTTCTTAACCTGATTTTAAACAGCCTCACAGCCATGGAAGCAGGGGGAGAGCTGACTATAACCGCAGGGAATGTCAGGAACGAAGAACAAATAAAAACAAAGCTGACCCAAAAAGATCCTGATTTTGCAATGTACAGGGCCGGGTTTGTTGAAATCCGGTTCAAAGATACCGGCCATGGAATTTCAAAGGAAGCTCTGCCACGGGTTTTTGATCCTTTTTTTTCCACTTCCCCCAAAGGAACCGGCCTGGGACTTTCCATTGTTCATAAATTACTGGAAAAAAACAAAGGATATATCTTTATCGACAGTGTGGTGCAGCAGGGAACACAGGTCCGGCTGCTGTTGCCGGCATCCGATAAAAAGCAGACAGGAGATCGGTAG
- a CDS encoding IclR family transcriptional regulator produces MSVEFKAVPAIYKCFDLIDLLSKTRKSLGISAIASALGYHRSTVFNIVYSLVDLGILERDDEGKFHLGSHFYQLSKTAGKSTNLVQTARPYLEEINLKTGLTAFLVVRSALNAVVVEKADSITGFKISTEVGHSHSLFVGAGGKALLCQLTDHDLDHLLATNDLVAFTPFSCVDKVDFKKMIQKVQKEGVAFDREEYTEGIHAVAVPLYVSKTIPAAIYVVGLKKMLPEKRLRSWGEFIKHIADKIQKKMTV; encoded by the coding sequence ATGTCTGTAGAATTTAAAGCAGTACCAGCCATATATAAATGTTTTGATCTGATTGATCTGTTGTCAAAGACTCGGAAATCCCTGGGGATCAGCGCCATTGCTTCCGCCCTGGGATATCACCGCAGTACGGTATTCAATATAGTCTACTCCCTGGTGGATCTGGGAATCCTTGAACGTGATGATGAGGGAAAATTTCATCTTGGGTCACACTTCTATCAATTGAGTAAGACAGCAGGAAAATCGACCAACCTGGTTCAAACGGCCCGACCGTATCTGGAAGAAATTAATCTTAAAACAGGATTGACCGCTTTTCTGGTTGTTCGCTCGGCCTTAAACGCTGTTGTGGTGGAAAAGGCAGATTCCATCACAGGATTTAAAATATCCACCGAGGTGGGACACAGCCACTCGCTGTTCGTTGGAGCAGGGGGGAAAGCCCTCCTTTGCCAACTCACAGACCATGACCTGGATCATCTTCTGGCCACCAATGATCTGGTTGCTTTTACCCCTTTTTCCTGTGTGGATAAGGTCGATTTTAAAAAAATGATTCAAAAAGTTCAAAAAGAGGGCGTGGCCTTTGACAGGGAGGAATACACCGAAGGTATCCATGCCGTAGCCGTTCCCCTGTATGTCAGCAAGACCATTCCCGCTGCCATTTATGTGGTTGGGCTTAAAAAAATGCTACCCGAAAAGCGTCTCCGGTCCTGGGGAGAATTCATAAAACACATCGCTGATAAAATTCAAAAAAAAATGACTGTCTGA
- a CDS encoding benzylsuccinate synthase subunit alpha, translating to MPTTERTTRLKDRCRFKHVAGGEYVDAGVKAGVERARLITQSHKKNVGEPNCIMRARGLENILKNITIHIQDDELIVGANTEHPDYFPMYPELSYFATVDMVESPYCEYKEEMREIAEYWKPYTIQTKGEKYFTPEEINIMYSATTVQPPLFVTAFSSLVPNYESVLEDGLIKRIEEVEKKIADANDKMRQSPWNAQDNLHFMDKLDQWEAMVIAMKAVVGWAQRYARLARIMAENFLTDAKRKQELLEISDICRHVPANPARGLKDAMQSKWFTFLLCHSMERYSSGYGHKADKLLWPYFQKSVINKTDQPMTREEAVELFECERLKVSEHGSTKGRQLREFFAGSNDLFIFTLGGINPDGSDASNDCTNAILEAAESIVTTEPSIGFRWNKTGNVETKKRVFNCIKKGFGFPSIKNDELNTEQLIKYFNVPENIARDWALVLCMSPGITGRRGTQKTRNEGGGDVYPAKAMEIALTNGFDEFFTNIQLGPQTGDAANFTSFDEVWNAYKLQLRYAIELTLRSKDVGRIIESTHLCCPFISSIDDGCVEKGMDANALAEVANPWHNICSGSVVVIDSLAAIKKLVFEDKKYTMAELMDALKNNWEGKEEMRLDFWNAPKFGNDDDYADAMATKYYNLIADEWKRNTTYSGTYPLPLAQSVAGYIVNGPKTAATANGRHAGEALDDGGCSPYMGCDTNGPTAVLKSVSRIDASRHKGVLLNQRLSNILMHSDAGFDLWHAYMKTWHSLGIDHVQFNVISTEDMKAAQIEPEKYANTLVRIAGYSAKFIDLARYSQDTIIARTEQDMAAG from the coding sequence ATGCCGACAACAGAAAGAACCACAAGACTTAAAGACAGGTGCCGTTTTAAACATGTAGCAGGAGGCGAATATGTTGACGCCGGGGTAAAAGCCGGTGTTGAACGGGCCAGACTGATCACCCAGTCCCATAAAAAGAATGTTGGTGAGCCCAATTGCATTATGAGGGCCAGAGGGCTTGAAAATATCCTTAAAAACATTACCATCCATATTCAAGATGACGAACTCATCGTGGGTGCCAACACGGAACATCCTGATTATTTCCCCATGTATCCGGAGCTGTCCTATTTTGCCACCGTGGATATGGTTGAAAGCCCGTATTGCGAGTACAAAGAAGAGATGCGGGAAATCGCTGAATACTGGAAGCCCTATACCATTCAAACAAAGGGGGAAAAATATTTCACACCCGAAGAAATCAACATCATGTATTCTGCAACGACAGTACAGCCGCCCCTGTTTGTTACGGCATTTTCAAGTCTTGTCCCCAATTACGAGTCTGTTCTTGAAGATGGCCTGATCAAAAGAATTGAAGAAGTTGAAAAAAAGATTGCCGACGCCAACGATAAGATGCGCCAATCTCCCTGGAATGCCCAGGACAACCTACATTTTATGGACAAACTTGACCAATGGGAAGCCATGGTCATTGCCATGAAAGCGGTTGTAGGCTGGGCACAGAGGTATGCCAGGCTGGCCAGGATCATGGCAGAAAACTTTTTGACCGATGCAAAAAGAAAACAAGAGCTGCTTGAAATTTCAGACATCTGCAGGCATGTTCCGGCAAATCCGGCCAGGGGGCTGAAAGATGCCATGCAGAGCAAGTGGTTTACCTTTCTGTTATGCCACTCCATGGAACGATACAGCAGTGGGTATGGACACAAAGCAGATAAACTTCTCTGGCCCTATTTTCAAAAAAGCGTCATCAATAAAACAGACCAACCCATGACCAGGGAAGAGGCAGTAGAACTCTTTGAGTGTGAAAGATTAAAAGTGTCTGAACACGGCAGTACAAAGGGAAGACAGCTTCGAGAATTTTTTGCCGGTTCCAATGACCTGTTTATCTTTACTTTGGGCGGCATCAATCCGGATGGTTCCGATGCCAGCAACGACTGCACCAATGCCATTCTTGAAGCTGCAGAAAGCATTGTTACGACCGAGCCTTCCATTGGATTCCGGTGGAATAAAACCGGCAATGTTGAAACAAAGAAAAGGGTATTCAATTGCATTAAAAAGGGATTCGGGTTCCCCTCTATTAAAAATGATGAACTGAATACCGAGCAATTGATCAAATACTTTAATGTACCAGAAAATATTGCCAGGGACTGGGCTCTTGTTTTATGTATGTCACCGGGAATAACGGGCCGCAGAGGGACGCAGAAAACAAGAAACGAGGGCGGCGGAGATGTTTATCCGGCCAAAGCCATGGAAATCGCCCTGACCAACGGATTTGATGAATTTTTCACCAATATCCAGTTGGGCCCCCAAACAGGTGATGCTGCAAATTTTACGAGTTTTGATGAAGTCTGGAATGCATACAAATTACAATTGAGGTATGCTATCGAATTAACTCTGCGCTCTAAAGACGTGGGTCGTATAATAGAATCAACACATCTGTGCTGTCCTTTTATTTCAAGCATTGATGACGGATGCGTTGAAAAAGGTATGGATGCTAATGCCCTGGCAGAGGTAGCCAATCCATGGCACAATATCTGCAGCGGCAGTGTGGTGGTGATCGATTCCCTTGCAGCCATTAAAAAATTGGTGTTTGAAGACAAAAAATATACCATGGCCGAACTTATGGATGCCTTGAAAAATAATTGGGAAGGCAAAGAAGAAATGCGTCTGGACTTCTGGAATGCCCCCAAGTTCGGCAATGATGATGATTATGCAGATGCAATGGCCACAAAGTATTATAACCTGATTGCCGATGAGTGGAAGCGGAATACAACCTATTCAGGCACCTATCCCTTACCCCTGGCCCAGTCTGTTGCCGGATATATTGTAAACGGTCCTAAAACAGCGGCCACTGCAAACGGAAGACACGCAGGAGAGGCCTTAGATGATGGCGGCTGCTCTCCCTACATGGGATGTGACACCAACGGACCGACTGCGGTTCTAAAATCCGTATCAAGAATTGATGCCTCAAGACACAAGGGCGTCCTTTTAAACCAGCGTCTTTCAAATATTCTCATGCACAGTGATGCCGGGTTTGATCTCTGGCATGCCTACATGAAAACATGGCATTCACTGGGAATTGATCATGTCCAGTTCAATGTCATCTCAACAGAAGACATGAAAGCCGCTCAAATAGAACCTGAAAAATATGCAAACACGCTGGTAAGAATTGCCGGATACAGCGCAAAATTCATTGATCTTGCAAGATACTCCCAGGATACGATTATCGCCCGTACCGAGCAGGATATGGCAGCAGGATAA
- a CDS encoding benzylsuccinate synthase gamma subunit family protein has translation MSKCKKCAFFFPIPEGDMDFEPKKGDCIRQQEDTKGKFWLSRPVFKDNTACEHLRARTN, from the coding sequence ATGTCAAAATGTAAAAAATGTGCTTTTTTCTTTCCAATTCCAGAAGGGGATATGGATTTTGAACCCAAGAAAGGGGATTGCATCAGACAACAGGAGGATACAAAGGGAAAATTCTGGTTGTCCAGACCGGTATTCAAGGACAACACCGCCTGCGAGCATCTCAGGGCTCGAACCAACTGA
- a CDS encoding 4Fe-4S dicluster domain-containing protein — protein sequence MAKKPENGLLIDYEYCTGCFACQVACSQEHHWPAGMGGIQVLEIIQNLPKDKAYLNFLPFPTELCVLCAPRTKKGLEPACAQHCMANVITYGSLSDLAKELGKKPRMVLWSPK from the coding sequence ATGGCTAAAAAACCTGAAAACGGATTGTTGATTGATTATGAATATTGCACAGGCTGCTTTGCCTGCCAGGTGGCCTGTTCCCAGGAACATCACTGGCCCGCAGGGATGGGCGGCATCCAGGTTCTGGAAATCATTCAAAACCTTCCCAAGGACAAGGCGTACCTCAACTTTTTACCCTTTCCCACGGAATTGTGTGTGTTGTGCGCTCCGAGAACAAAAAAAGGACTGGAACCGGCCTGTGCCCAGCACTGCATGGCCAATGTGATCACCTACGGGTCTTTATCCGATCTTGCCAAGGAACTTGGAAAAAAACCCCGCATGGTGCTGTGGTCACCCAAATAA
- a CDS encoding molybdopterin-containing oxidoreductase family protein, with amino-acid sequence MGSKNIDIVRTTTWSAGPGCHGGCGVLAHIKDGELIKIEGDPDHPWNQGRLCARALAMTQYVKHEDRITRPLKRVGKRGQGKWEEISWEEALDYIEKKMKDIREEYGPESVIFSMGTGRDIGPWICMLAYAFGSPNVMFSLSGSACYGPRLSACNTFQGCYCVFDAGQWLPKRYEDPKFKLPETIIIWGYNIAATCPDNLFGHWVIDMMKRGTKIICVDPRLSFFASRSKHWLQIRPGTDAALAMGMLNVIINEDLYDHDFLEKWTNGAHLMRMDTGKLLREVHLDKTGAPDNFVVWDENSGEPVIWHSSETEFKTLNVKAAFSGLWDVILADGTRVTCRTAWDAYREEVNKYPLDKVQEITRVDADEIRKAARLYATSKPAAIQWGVPIDMTPAVTPTCHAIASLWALTGNLDIPGGNVIAKFAFDAVSYALPGAVGPIGLKDKKMDAKRVGVKEYGPYRTFHWRAQTDMTLDQIFTGKPYPIKGMWIQTAGLLNGIGLDPKKWKKALEKLDFIAAVDLFHTPTTQYADILLPASTFLEKNGVRSWWVPLQTINKAMKVDQCRPDVEINFELARRFDPDFKYDTVNELFDEILKPSGMTFEQLQKKGWAIPPEDHPSSPYHRHEKGQLRPDGKPGFKTPTGKFELYSTYREEWGLDPLPHHEEPPFTPVSRPDLAKEYPLILSTGRRSPAYFHSEHRNIPWLRQLDPDPVVEIHPQTAAAHDIGNGEWVWLENWLGRCKMKAKVTPIVPPWMVMAAHGWWYPEKKAAEPSLYGVWECNVNQLIPMGNQGKDGQGAPIKHLLCRIIKANGKETNNG; translated from the coding sequence ATGGGGTCAAAAAATATTGATATTGTCCGCACCACGACCTGGTCTGCCGGACCTGGATGCCATGGCGGCTGCGGCGTACTCGCCCACATCAAAGATGGAGAGCTTATAAAAATAGAAGGAGATCCTGATCATCCATGGAACCAGGGAAGGCTATGCGCCCGTGCCCTGGCCATGACCCAATATGTTAAACATGAAGATCGTATCACCCGGCCGTTAAAGCGCGTAGGCAAACGCGGACAAGGCAAATGGGAAGAAATTTCCTGGGAAGAGGCCCTTGATTATATTGAAAAAAAAATGAAAGACATTCGGGAAGAGTATGGCCCTGAAAGCGTTATCTTTTCCATGGGAACAGGAAGGGACATCGGCCCCTGGATCTGCATGCTGGCCTATGCCTTTGGCAGCCCCAACGTGATGTTTTCTCTCAGCGGAAGTGCCTGCTATGGACCCAGATTAAGTGCCTGCAACACTTTTCAGGGGTGTTACTGCGTGTTTGATGCCGGCCAATGGCTGCCGAAACGCTATGAGGATCCAAAATTCAAACTGCCCGAAACCATTATCATCTGGGGGTATAATATTGCCGCCACCTGCCCGGATAACCTTTTCGGCCATTGGGTGATCGACATGATGAAGCGCGGCACCAAGATCATCTGTGTAGATCCACGCCTGAGTTTTTTTGCCTCCCGGTCCAAGCACTGGCTTCAGATCAGACCAGGCACGGATGCGGCCCTGGCCATGGGAATGTTGAATGTTATTATCAATGAGGATCTGTATGATCATGATTTTCTTGAAAAATGGACCAACGGCGCTCATCTCATGCGCATGGATACGGGGAAACTTCTGCGGGAGGTCCATCTGGACAAGACCGGCGCTCCTGACAATTTCGTGGTATGGGATGAAAACAGCGGGGAACCGGTAATCTGGCACTCCAGCGAAACTGAGTTTAAAACTTTGAACGTAAAGGCAGCGTTTTCAGGGCTTTGGGACGTAATTCTTGCCGACGGCACCCGTGTGACCTGCCGAACAGCCTGGGACGCATATAGAGAAGAAGTCAACAAGTATCCCCTGGACAAGGTACAGGAGATAACCCGGGTGGATGCCGATGAAATCCGAAAAGCCGCCCGGCTTTATGCCACCAGCAAGCCTGCGGCCATTCAATGGGGGGTTCCCATTGACATGACACCTGCGGTGACGCCCACCTGCCATGCCATTGCATCGCTGTGGGCGCTGACCGGTAACCTGGATATACCCGGCGGAAACGTGATTGCCAAATTCGCCTTTGATGCTGTGTCCTATGCCCTTCCAGGCGCTGTGGGCCCCATTGGCCTGAAAGACAAAAAAATGGATGCCAAACGGGTGGGGGTAAAAGAATACGGCCCCTACCGCACCTTTCACTGGCGGGCCCAGACCGACATGACCCTGGACCAGATTTTTACAGGCAAGCCCTACCCCATCAAGGGGATGTGGATTCAGACTGCGGGCCTGTTGAACGGAATTGGACTGGATCCCAAAAAATGGAAAAAAGCCCTGGAAAAACTGGATTTTATTGCTGCCGTGGATCTGTTTCATACTCCCACCACCCAATATGCGGACATTCTTCTGCCTGCATCCACCTTTCTGGAAAAAAACGGGGTGAGAAGCTGGTGGGTGCCGCTGCAGACCATCAACAAAGCCATGAAAGTAGACCAGTGCCGGCCTGATGTGGAGATCAATTTTGAACTGGCCCGGCGCTTTGATCCGGATTTCAAATACGATACGGTAAATGAATTGTTTGACGAAATTCTCAAACCATCGGGCATGACCTTTGAACAGCTCCAGAAAAAAGGGTGGGCCATTCCGCCGGAAGATCATCCCAGCTCTCCATACCATCGCCATGAAAAAGGACAATTGCGGCCCGACGGCAAACCCGGATTCAAAACCCCCACCGGAAAATTTGAATTATACTCCACCTACCGCGAGGAATGGGGCCTGGATCCCCTGCCCCACCATGAAGAACCGCCCTTTACACCGGTAAGCCGCCCGGATCTGGCTAAGGAATATCCTTTGATTTTATCCACTGGAAGACGCTCTCCTGCATATTTTCATTCCGAACACCGCAATATCCCGTGGCTGCGGCAACTTGACCCGGACCCGGTTGTTGAAATTCATCCGCAAACCGCTGCGGCCCATGATATAGGTAATGGCGAATGGGTCTGGCTGGAGAACTGGCTGGGCCGCTGCAAAATGAAGGCAAAAGTAACTCCCATTGTTCCGCCCTGGATGGTGATGGCGGCACACGGGTGGTGGTATCCCGAAAAAAAAGCGGCTGAACCGAGCCTATATGGGGTTTGGGAGTGCAATGTCAATCAACTCATCCCCATGGGCAATCAGGGCAAAGACGGCCAGGGAGCCCCCATCAAACACCTGCTTTGCCGAATCATCAAGGCAAACGGAAAGGAGACGAATAATGGCTAA